A window of Gopherus evgoodei ecotype Sinaloan lineage chromosome 13, rGopEvg1_v1.p, whole genome shotgun sequence contains these coding sequences:
- the LOC115660815 gene encoding E3 ubiquitin-protein ligase RNF185 isoform X3 yields the protein MASKGPTASTSTENSSTGGTSGSSSSNGAGDNTNQDSTFECNICLDTAKDAVISLCGHLFCWPCLHQWLETRPNRQVCPVCKAGISRDKVIPLYGRGSTGQQDPREKTPPRPQGQRPEPENRGGFQGFGFGDGGFQMSFGIGAFPFGIFATAFNINDGRPPPAVPGTPQYVDEQFLSRLFLFVALVIMFWLLIA from the exons ATGGCAAGTAAAGGGCCCACGGCATCTACATCTACTGAAAACTCCAGCACTGGAGGGAccagtggcagcagcagtagtAATGGTGCTGGGGACAATACTAATCAGGACAGCACTTTTGAATGCAACATCTGTTTAGACACTGCCAAGGATGCGGTTATCAGCCTGTGTGGGCACCTCTTTTG TTGGCCTTGTTTACACCAG tGGTTAGAGACCAGGCCAAACAGGCAGGTGTGTCCAGTATGTAAAGCAGGAATCAGTCGAGATAAAGTTATTCCTCTGTATGGAAGGGGTAGTACTGGGCAGCAGGACCCCAG AGAAAAAACTCCACCACGACCACAGGGACAGAGACCTGAACCAGAGAACAGAGGG GGATTCCAGGGCTTTGGGTTTGGAGATGGTGGCTTCCAAATGTCATTTGGAATTGGGGCATTTCCCTTCGGTATATTTGCCACAGCATTCAACATAAATGATGGGCGGCCTCCACCAG CTGTTCCGGGGACTCCCCAGTATGTGGATGAGCAGTTCCTATCCCGTCTCTTCCTGTTTGTGGCTCTGGTGATCATGTTCTGGCTGTTGATTGCATAA
- the C13H12orf43 gene encoding protein CUSTOS isoform X1, whose product MIIQKGSLQREIQTWPPKPALRRKCSSSLSHPVHLRERRGLWSLPARAGTCKRMGSAEGSRSSVTVAWTTSPRMLCGFQDGRAPGWLWRECFGLGQQQQQRGGLGAISRGRLGPGWAAVGGGSASARQRYITVLEDSSGPAQTSMQTADSEDDGFRLLSSSVPGDCGKSKPLLSAKRRRPSSSSELDSDQEWQKYQEAAVSAADILKQSAFSVMPPDSSQVHKQECTEHNQKKKKKRKKKARGEHNNEQKTAGCDQISSKTLSSIDGECTRQEGRCTEETTLPNVVKKKKKIIRKEANDDSAL is encoded by the exons ATGATCATTCAGAAGGGATCACTGCAGAGGGAGATACAAACATGGCCCCCCAAACCAGCCCTGCGGAGGAAGTGCAGCTCGTCACTCTCTCACCCCGTCCACCTTAGGGAGAGGCGAGGGTTGTGGAGTCTCCCCGCCAGAGCAGGAACTTGCAAACGCATGGGCTCAGCAGAAGGCTCTCGGTCCTCTGTCACTGTGGCCTGGACTACAAGTCCCAGGATGCTATGCGGTTTCCAAGATGGCCGCGCCCCTGGGTGGCTGTGGCGCGAATGTTTCGGACtcggacagcagcagcagcagcgcggaGGACTTGGAGCGATTTCGCGAGGCCGTCTGGGACCTGGCTGGGCAGCGGTCGGCGGTGGTTCGGCCTCAGCCCGGCAGCG CTACATCACTGTATTGGAGGATTCATCAGGTCCTGCACAGACTTCCATGCAAACAGCTGACTCTGAAGATGACG GCTTTCGCCTATTGTCTTCATCTGTTCCAGGAGATTGTGGGAAATCCAAACCTCTGCTCTCAGCCAAGAGGCGACGACCTTCCAGTTCTAG TGAGCTGGACAGTGACCAGGAATGGCAGAAATACCAAGAGGCTGCTGTGTCAGCAGCAGATATCTTGAAGCAAAGTGCTTTTTCTGTGATGCCTCCAGATTCCAGCCAGGTTCACAAGCAGGAGTGCACAGAGCACaaccaaaagaagaaaaagaaaaggaagaagaaagctAGAGGTGAACATAATAATGAACAGAAGACAGCAGGATGTGACCAGATCAGCAGCAAGACTCTATCATCCATTGATGGAGAGTGCACGAGGCAAGAAGGCAGATGTACAGAGGAAACAACATTGCCTAATGtggtgaagaagaagaaaaagattaTCAGAAAAGAAGCAAATGATGATTCTGCTCTATGA
- the C13H12orf43 gene encoding protein CUSTOS isoform X2, with protein sequence MAAPLGGCGANVSDSDSSSSSAEDLERFREAVWDLAGQRSAVVRPQPGSGCFGKDKLLPVQPSLRQKVNDHDKDGNELQTTPEFRAHVAKKLGTMLDSYITVLEDSSGPAQTSMQTADSEDDGFRLLSSSVPGDCGKSKPLLSAKRRRPSSSSELDSDQEWQKYQEAAVSAADILKQSAFSVMPPDSSQVHKQECTEHNQKKKKKRKKKARGEHNNEQKTAGCDQISSKTLSSIDGECTRQEGRCTEETTLPNVVKKKKKIIRKEANDDSAL encoded by the exons ATGGCCGCGCCCCTGGGTGGCTGTGGCGCGAATGTTTCGGACtcggacagcagcagcagcagcgcggaGGACTTGGAGCGATTTCGCGAGGCCGTCTGGGACCTGGCTGGGCAGCGGTCGGCGGTGGTTCGGCCTCAGCCCGGCAGCG GTTGCTTTGGGAAGGACAAATTACTACCAGTTCAGCCTAGTCTCAG ACAGAAGGTGAATGACCATGACAAAGATGGCAACGAATTACAGACCACACCAGAGTTCAGAGCACATGTTGCAAAGAAACTGGGAACAATGTTAGACAG CTACATCACTGTATTGGAGGATTCATCAGGTCCTGCACAGACTTCCATGCAAACAGCTGACTCTGAAGATGACG GCTTTCGCCTATTGTCTTCATCTGTTCCAGGAGATTGTGGGAAATCCAAACCTCTGCTCTCAGCCAAGAGGCGACGACCTTCCAGTTCTAG TGAGCTGGACAGTGACCAGGAATGGCAGAAATACCAAGAGGCTGCTGTGTCAGCAGCAGATATCTTGAAGCAAAGTGCTTTTTCTGTGATGCCTCCAGATTCCAGCCAGGTTCACAAGCAGGAGTGCACAGAGCACaaccaaaagaagaaaaagaaaaggaagaagaaagctAGAGGTGAACATAATAATGAACAGAAGACAGCAGGATGTGACCAGATCAGCAGCAAGACTCTATCATCCATTGATGGAGAGTGCACGAGGCAAGAAGGCAGATGTACAGAGGAAACAACATTGCCTAATGtggtgaagaagaagaaaaagattaTCAGAAAAGAAGCAAATGATGATTCTGCTCTATGA
- the C13H12orf43 gene encoding protein CUSTOS isoform X3, giving the protein MGCFGKDKLLPVQPSLRQKVNDHDKDGNELQTTPEFRAHVAKKLGTMLDSYITVLEDSSGPAQTSMQTADSEDDGFRLLSSSVPGDCGKSKPLLSAKRRRPSSSSELDSDQEWQKYQEAAVSAADILKQSAFSVMPPDSSQVHKQECTEHNQKKKKKRKKKARGEHNNEQKTAGCDQISSKTLSSIDGECTRQEGRCTEETTLPNVVKKKKKIIRKEANDDSAL; this is encoded by the exons ATGG GTTGCTTTGGGAAGGACAAATTACTACCAGTTCAGCCTAGTCTCAG ACAGAAGGTGAATGACCATGACAAAGATGGCAACGAATTACAGACCACACCAGAGTTCAGAGCACATGTTGCAAAGAAACTGGGAACAATGTTAGACAG CTACATCACTGTATTGGAGGATTCATCAGGTCCTGCACAGACTTCCATGCAAACAGCTGACTCTGAAGATGACG GCTTTCGCCTATTGTCTTCATCTGTTCCAGGAGATTGTGGGAAATCCAAACCTCTGCTCTCAGCCAAGAGGCGACGACCTTCCAGTTCTAG TGAGCTGGACAGTGACCAGGAATGGCAGAAATACCAAGAGGCTGCTGTGTCAGCAGCAGATATCTTGAAGCAAAGTGCTTTTTCTGTGATGCCTCCAGATTCCAGCCAGGTTCACAAGCAGGAGTGCACAGAGCACaaccaaaagaagaaaaagaaaaggaagaagaaagctAGAGGTGAACATAATAATGAACAGAAGACAGCAGGATGTGACCAGATCAGCAGCAAGACTCTATCATCCATTGATGGAGAGTGCACGAGGCAAGAAGGCAGATGTACAGAGGAAACAACATTGCCTAATGtggtgaagaagaagaaaaagattaTCAGAAAAGAAGCAAATGATGATTCTGCTCTATGA